Proteins from one Rosa chinensis cultivar Old Blush chromosome 7, RchiOBHm-V2, whole genome shotgun sequence genomic window:
- the LOC112179758 gene encoding mitochondrial outer membrane import complex protein METAXIN isoform X2 has translation MEDYSLVVRKPCFGLPTACPSCLPVYFYLKFADIPFKLDYNLTYPDSDKIPYVESGEYVAYNNEKGGVIETLKQDGIVDLDTEFHSVPEWIPMNAMVNSWLADAIKYELWVGTDGTSAQSIYCSDLPWPIGKILFLKQVYNVKKQLGITKDNAEEMEDQIYKRASSAFGALSSTLVDQMFLYGNRPSSLDAVFLSQALITLQALPETSILHNKLLEHENLVGYANRTKMALLDAGTSSSVPNFHANPSSSAPRKGSKPMTKTKRGKTKEEDFKRRAKYVFIAQLIAVVLYVTLMDQTDGFDVEDDDEDFDYNE, from the exons ATGGAAGACTACTCTCTCGTGGTGAGGAAGCCCTGTTTCGGCCTCCCTACTGCTTGCCCTTCATGCTTGCCTGTCTACTTCTACCTCAAATTCGCTGACATTCCCTTTAAATTGGACTATAATCTTACCTACCCTGATTCTG ATAAAATTCCGTATGTTGAATCTGGTGAGTACGTGGCCTATAATAATGAGAAGGGTGGCGTCATTGAGACACTAAAACAAGATGGCATTGTTGATTTGGACACCGAATTTCATTCAGTCCCAGAGTGGATACCCATGAATGCTATGGTTAACTCCTGGCTTGCTGATGCAATCAAGTACGAGCTCTGGGTGGGAACTGATGGTACATCTGCCCAAAGTATATATTGTTCTGATCTTCCATGGCCAATAGGAAAAATTTTGTTCTTGAAGCAAGTGTACAATGTAAAGAAGCAACTTGGGATTACTAAGGACAATGCCGAGGAAATGGAAGACCAG ATATATAAGAGAGCCAGCAGTGCGTTTGGAGCTCTGTCTAGTACCTTGGTGGATCAGATGTTTTTATATGGAAACAG GCCATCAAGTTTGGATGCAGTCTTTCTGAGCCAGGCACTTATCACTCTTCAAGCATTACCA GAAACATCAATTCTCCATAACAAGCTGTTAGAACATGAGAACCTGGTTGGGTATGCCAATAGGACTAAAATGGCGCTTCTTGATGCGGGTACTTCATCTTCAGTCCCAAACTTCCATGCAAACCCTTCATCATCAGCTCCGAGAAAAG gTTCTAAGCCCATGACCAAAACCAAAAGGGGAAAAACAAAGGAGGAAGATTTTAAGAGAAGGGCCAAATATGTTTTTATAGCACAGCTGATTGCAGTAGTTCTTTATGTCACTCTCATGGATCAAACAGATGGGTTTGAcgttgaggatgatgatgaagacttTGATTACAATGAGTAG
- the LOC112179758 gene encoding mitochondrial outer membrane import complex protein METAXIN isoform X1 codes for MEDYSLVVRKPCFGLPTACPSCLPVYFYLKFADIPFKLDYNLTYPDSDKIPYVESGEYVAYNNEKGGVIETLKQDGIVDLDTEFHSVPEWIPMNAMVNSWLADAIKYELWVGTDGTSAQSIYCSDLPWPIGKILFLKQVYNVKKQLGITKDNAEEMEDQIYKRASSAFGALSSTLVDQMFLYGNRPSSLDAVFLSQALITLQALPETSILHNKLLEHENLVGYANRTKMALLDAGTSSSVPNFHANPSSSAPRKGPSNWRSKPMTKTKRGKTKEEDFKRRAKYVFIAQLIAVVLYVTLMDQTDGFDVEDDDEDFDYNE; via the exons ATGGAAGACTACTCTCTCGTGGTGAGGAAGCCCTGTTTCGGCCTCCCTACTGCTTGCCCTTCATGCTTGCCTGTCTACTTCTACCTCAAATTCGCTGACATTCCCTTTAAATTGGACTATAATCTTACCTACCCTGATTCTG ATAAAATTCCGTATGTTGAATCTGGTGAGTACGTGGCCTATAATAATGAGAAGGGTGGCGTCATTGAGACACTAAAACAAGATGGCATTGTTGATTTGGACACCGAATTTCATTCAGTCCCAGAGTGGATACCCATGAATGCTATGGTTAACTCCTGGCTTGCTGATGCAATCAAGTACGAGCTCTGGGTGGGAACTGATGGTACATCTGCCCAAAGTATATATTGTTCTGATCTTCCATGGCCAATAGGAAAAATTTTGTTCTTGAAGCAAGTGTACAATGTAAAGAAGCAACTTGGGATTACTAAGGACAATGCCGAGGAAATGGAAGACCAG ATATATAAGAGAGCCAGCAGTGCGTTTGGAGCTCTGTCTAGTACCTTGGTGGATCAGATGTTTTTATATGGAAACAG GCCATCAAGTTTGGATGCAGTCTTTCTGAGCCAGGCACTTATCACTCTTCAAGCATTACCA GAAACATCAATTCTCCATAACAAGCTGTTAGAACATGAGAACCTGGTTGGGTATGCCAATAGGACTAAAATGGCGCTTCTTGATGCGGGTACTTCATCTTCAGTCCCAAACTTCCATGCAAACCCTTCATCATCAGCTCCGAGAAAAGGTCCTTCAAACTGGC gTTCTAAGCCCATGACCAAAACCAAAAGGGGAAAAACAAAGGAGGAAGATTTTAAGAGAAGGGCCAAATATGTTTTTATAGCACAGCTGATTGCAGTAGTTCTTTATGTCACTCTCATGGATCAAACAGATGGGTTTGAcgttgaggatgatgatgaagacttTGATTACAATGAGTAG